In Daphnia pulex isolate KAP4 chromosome 7, ASM2113471v1, one genomic interval encodes:
- the LOC124198447 gene encoding protein transport protein Sec61 subunit alpha, which translates to MGFKFLEVIKPFCSILPEIAKPERKIQFREKVLWTAITLLIFLVCCQIPLFGIMSSDSADPFYWIRVILASNRGTLMELGISPIVTSGLIMQLLAGAKIIEVGDTPKDRALFNGAQKLFGMVITIGQSIVYVMTGMYGEPSEIGRGVCLLIVIQLFIAGLIVLLLDELLQKGYGLGSGISLFIATNICETIVWKAFSPTTVNTGRGTEFEGAVIALFHLLATRQDKVRALREAFYRQNLPNLMNLLATVLVFAVVIYFQGFRVDLPIKSARYRGQYSSYPIKLFYTSNIPIILQSALVSNLYVISQMLAVKFAGNFLVNLLGVWGDVGGGGPARAYPIGGLCYYLSPPESLGHIAEDPIHAVLYICFMLGSCAFFSKTWIDVSGSSAKDVAKQLKEQQMVMRGHRETSMIHELNRYIPTAAAFGGLCIGALSVIADFMGAIGSGTGILLAVTIIYQYFEIFVKEQSEMGGMSTLLF; encoded by the exons ATGGGCT TCAAATTCTTGGAAGTCATCAAGCCTTTCTGCAGCATCCTGCCTGAAATTGCCAAACCTGAGCGAAAAATCCAGTTTCGTGAAAAGGTGCTATGGACAGCCATCACCCTCCTCatctttcttgtttgctgCCAG ATTCCCCTCTTCGGCATCATGAGCTCAGATTCTGCCGATCCCTTCTACTGGATTCGTGTCATCCTGGCTTCCAACAGAGGTACGCTCATGGAGTTGGGTATCTCCCCCATCGTCACATCTGGCCTCATCATGCAACTGTTGGCTGGTGCAAAGATTATTGAAGTCGGTGACACACCAAAGGACAGGGCTCTCTTCAACGGAGCACAGAAAC TGTTTGGTATGGTGATTACCATTGGCCAGTCGATCGTCTACGTCATGACGGGCATGTACGGCGAGCCGAGTGAAATCGGTCGTGGTGTTTGCCTTTTGATCGTCATCCAGCTGTTTATCGCCGGTTTGATCGTCTTGTTGCTCGACGAATTGCTCCAAAAGGGTTACGGTCTCGGCTCTGGTATTTCACTCTTTATCGCCACCAATATTTGCGAGACGATCGTGTGGAAGGCCTTCAGCCCGACGACAGTCAACACTGGCCGAGGCACAGAGTTCGAAGGTGCCGTTATTGCTCTGTTCCACCTTTTGGCCACTCGCCAGGACAAGGTTCGAGCTCTCCGCGAGGCTTTCTACCGCCAGAACTTGCCCAACTTGATGAATCTGTTGGCCACAGTCCTCGTCTTTGCTGTCGTCATATACTTCCAGGGCTTCCGCGTCGATTTGCCCATCAAATCTGCTCGCTACCGTGGCCAATACTCGTCTTACCCCATCAAATTGTTCTACACGTCCAACATCCCCATCATTTTGCAATCGGCTCTCGTCTCCAACTTGTACGTCATTTCGCAAATGTTGGCCGTTAAATTCGCCGGCAACTTTTTGGTGAATTTGCTCGGCGTTTGGGGCGACGTTGGCGGAGGTGGACCTGCACGTGCCTATCCCATTGGTGGTCTGTGTTATTACCTGTCTCCTCCAGAGAGTCTGGGTCACATCGCCGAGGATCCCATCCACGCCGTCCTTTACATTTGCTTCATGTTGGGCTCTTGCGCCTTCTTCTCCAAGACGTGGATTGACGTGTCTGGATCTTCCGCCAAAGAT GTTGCCAAGCAGCTGAAGGAGCAACAGATGGTGATGCGAGGACATCGTGAGACGTCGATGATCCACGAATTGAACCGATACATTCCGACAGCGGCCGCTTTCGGTGGTTTGTGTATCGGAGCTCTTTCGGTGATTGCCGATTTCATGGGCGCTATTGGCTCTGGCACGGGTATCCTGTTGGCCGTGACCATAATCTACCAGTACTTTGAGATCTTTGTCAAGGAGCAGAGCGAAATGGGTGGCATGAGCACGCTCCTCTtctaa
- the LOC124198448 gene encoding protein yippee-like 1 isoform X1, which translates to MPKAKINFFTSILTHFIVLPCAVSTGLAGIHSMGHSLGSSSSDGPSSSSIKDPCRMVKTFQAYLPECCHRTYSCVHCRAHLANHDELISKSFQGSQGRAYLFNSVVNVGCGPAEERVLLTGLHAVADIYCESCKTTLGWKYEHAFESSQKYKEGKFIIELAHMIKDNGWES; encoded by the exons ATGCCCAAAGCTAAAATCAACTTCTTCACCAGCATCTTAACTCATTTCATTGTTCTTCCATGTGCTGTGTCGACTGGACTGGCAGGTATTCACTCCATGGGCCACTCGCTAGGATCGTCCTCTTCGGACGGCCCGTCTTCATCTTCAATCAAGGATCCGTGCAGAATGGTCAAGACATTTCAGGCGTATTTGCCAGAATGTTGCCACCGCACTTATTCGTGCGTCCACTGTCGGGCCCATTTGGCCAATCACGACGAACTCATTTCCAAG TCGTTCCAGGGCAGTCAAGGACGAGCCTATCTCTTCAATTCCGT GGTGAATGTGGGTTGCGGTCCAGCCGAGGAGCGTGTCCTGCTCACGGGATTGCACGCTGTCGCTGATATCTATTGCGAGAGCTGCAAAACCACCCTCGGATGGAAATAT GAACATGCATTTGAATCGAGTCAAAAGTACAAGGAAGGCAAATTTATTATCGAATTGGCCCACATGATCAAGGACAACGGATGGGAATCGTAA
- the LOC124198448 gene encoding protein yippee-like 1 isoform X2, with product MANGQHSTWFQGIHSMGHSLGSSSSDGPSSSSIKDPCRMVKTFQAYLPECCHRTYSCVHCRAHLANHDELISKSFQGSQGRAYLFNSVVNVGCGPAEERVLLTGLHAVADIYCESCKTTLGWKYEHAFESSQKYKEGKFIIELAHMIKDNGWES from the exons ATGGCAAACGGCCAGCACTCTACTTGGTTTCAAG GTATTCACTCCATGGGCCACTCGCTAGGATCGTCCTCTTCGGACGGCCCGTCTTCATCTTCAATCAAGGATCCGTGCAGAATGGTCAAGACATTTCAGGCGTATTTGCCAGAATGTTGCCACCGCACTTATTCGTGCGTCCACTGTCGGGCCCATTTGGCCAATCACGACGAACTCATTTCCAAG TCGTTCCAGGGCAGTCAAGGACGAGCCTATCTCTTCAATTCCGT GGTGAATGTGGGTTGCGGTCCAGCCGAGGAGCGTGTCCTGCTCACGGGATTGCACGCTGTCGCTGATATCTATTGCGAGAGCTGCAAAACCACCCTCGGATGGAAATAT GAACATGCATTTGAATCGAGTCAAAAGTACAAGGAAGGCAAATTTATTATCGAATTGGCCCACATGATCAAGGACAACGGATGGGAATCGTAA